Genomic DNA from Haloplanus sp. HW8-1:
CGTCGGCGGCAACGGTGCCGGGAAGTCGACGCTACTCGAACACCTGAACGCGACGCTCGTTCCCGACGACGGCGAACTCGTCGTCGACGGCACGTCGATCACCGAAGACAACAAGGCACGCGCACGGAGGGAAGTCGGCTTCGTCTTCCAGGACGCCGATACGCAACTCGTCGCACCCACGGTCCTCGATGACGTGATGTTCGGCCTCCAGAACTACGGCGTCCCCGGTGACGAAGCGAGAGAGCGCGCTCGTGAGGCGCTCGCGACTGTCGACGCGGGCCACCTCGAAGACCGGATTCCTCACTATCTAAGCGGCGGCGAGAAACGCCTCGTCGGCCTCGCCGGCGTGCTCGTCCTCGAACCGAGCGTGGTCGTGCTGGACGAACCGCTCGCAGGGCTCGACCCCGAGCGGTCCCAACTGGTCGCCGAGCGAATCGAACAGATTCACGAGGACGGTATCAGCGTCGTCTTGTCGACGCACGACCTCGAATTTGCCGCTGAAGTCGCAGACCGAGTCTGTGTGATGGCCGATGGTAACGTCGTTGGTAGCGGAACGCCCCGAGCGGTGTTCTACGACGACGCGCTGTTGGCGGAAGCGAACCTTCTCCCGCCGAGTACGGTTCGTGTGGCTCGCGATGCGGGGCTGGGGGCGACCGAACAGCCGGTGACTGACGCGGACCTGGTGGCGCTCCTCACAGAAGCCGACACCCTGGGACCCACACAGACACCCTCTCCAGATGGGCGCGGACACGACTGAGCGCCTCCCTCGGTATCTCGCGCCACTTCCTCGGCGGATCGAGACCGTTGCCCTGCAGTACGCGTGGGTGATCGTCGCGATCAACCTCGCGGGAACGGCATTCGGCTTCTGGTACTACATCCCCCAGTTCCAACTCGAGCCGGTCGCCGCGTGGCCGGTCGTCCCGGACAGTCCGACGGCTACGCTGTTCATCGCCTGCTCGCTGGCGCTGTACAAACTCGACCGGTCGAACGAGTACCTGAACGTGTTGGCGTTTTTCGGTTGTATCAAGCTCGGCCTCTGGACGCCGTACGTCCTGACGGTGTTCGCAGACGCATTTCTCGCGACGGTGACGCCACCACCGGAGGTCGTTCCACTGTTCGGACGAGAGCTCGCCTCGAACGTGATGTACGCCTTCCTGTTCGTCTCACACTTGGGGATGGTCGTCCAAGCGTTCCTCATCCATCGCTACAGTGACTTTCCGGGTCGAGCGATTCTCGTTGCCGTGATCTGGTACGGTTTCAACGATCTTGTCGACTACTTCGTCCCGATTGTCGGGACACCGCATCACACCCTGTTGCCGGTCGAACCGATTGTGAACGGCACCGTCCAGCACGTCTCCCCGGCACACGAGATTGCAGCTGCGGGCGCTGTTGCGCTGACGATACTGGCGACAGTGGTTGCAGTTCTGACTCGCAGAGAGAAACAGGGTATCCGGGTGGGAACCGATTCAGCGCCCGGCAGCCAGTAACCGTCCAAGCCCCAGCGCGAGGGTGAGTGTGAGCAGAGTGCCGAGGAATGCGCCACCCAGTGTTCCGGCGTGTGGTCCAAGTCCTGGTAGTGCGTATCCCGCAAAGAGACTTACACTGGTCGGCACAGCCTCAGAGGCTGCACCGGCGAGTACAGCGGCGTTCTCCATCGGCTCTGCGTACCCGGTTCGCGCAGATGCCCATGCGAATGCTGGTGTGAGTACCACGAGTCCGAGGAGCCCGGCAAGCGAGCGTCGTTGCCATGGTGTCCGGACAAACGATCGGGCGCTCATGCGCGGATACCCTCCGGCTGGAGCTGTTCGGATTCGACGCCGGCGCGGTCGAGAAGCCGCACTCCTGCGAGGGTGAGTACACCTTCACCGATACCGAGGATGAAGTGCCCACCGGTCATGATGGCGACGACCGCGATGAACTCACCGGTGAACCCAGGTGAGACGCCGAGTTGAAGCCCGGCAGATGCAGCAGCAGCGGTGATTCCGATCCACCCGCTGGCCACGATTGCCAGCAGTTCGTTGCGGTTCGCGAGTGTTGCGTAGACTGCGTACCCGACGTACGCCTGAACGATCGCCATGTTCCAGATGTTGGCTCCGAGTGCGAGCGCGCCGCCGTCACCGAAGACGAGCGCCTGAACGGCAACAACGAGAGCGACGGCGAGTGCCCCCAGGTGAGGGCCGAGTACGATCGCGGCGAACGCACCGCCGACGAAGTGCGCACTCGTCCCGCCAGGGATCGGCCAGTTGAGCATCTGTGCGGCGAACACGGCTGCAGCGACGACGGCGAACAGCTGAATCCGATACTCGGTTAGCGAGTCACGTGCTCGCATTGCGGCGACGGCCAATACCGCGCCGGCGATCAGGAGGAACGCGCCTGCCATCCACGGGTGTAAGAATCCATCTGGTGTGTGCATCGATTCCGAGTTCCGTAGATCGGGATATATGACTTCCGAAAATAATCATAACTTAGCCACCATAATTACTAGGGACTCATATGAATTGAGTTCTGATTAATACCCGATGCGCACGAGCTTCAACATCCCCGACGACCTCCTCTCCGAGTTCGATGAGACGTGGCAGGCGGAGGGGTTAGACTCACGTTCGCGTGGCGTCCGCGAAGCGATGCAGGCGTACATCGAGGGACACACCAGACTGGAGGATATCGAAGGCGACGTCGTCGGTATCATCGCTTTGGATTACGAACACGAAGCGATTATCGAAGAGATTCACGACGTACAACATCAGTTTCAGGACGTCATCACGACCACGAATCATATCCATGAAGGAGAGTGGTGTCTCGAGACGCTCTTCTGCAGCGGACCGGCACCGCGTGTCCGGGACCTCACGTATCGCTTGCGCGATTTCGATGCGGTGAGTCGGGTCAAACTGATGCTCCTCGCTGAGCACTGAACTGTGCTCACGGCTGACCCTGTTGAGATCCTGGATTGAGGACATTTTACAACGAGGGTGCTGAGTGCATAGCGCGTATCGGTCACGTAGGCCGGCGGTGGTTACGCACCCGAACGGATCTTGCGAGTATGACACACAACCGAGGTATTATTAATATACAGTAGCGCGACTGCACAGTATGGATATCAATGTCGGAGCCACTGATAAATCAGTGCGGACAACAGTCGGTGCAGTCGCCGGAGTGCTTTCCCTGGCGGTCCTCGCCGGGCAGCTCGCCGCGCCAGCTCTTGCCTCACCGGTGCTCGGTGTCGTCGCGCTCATCATGCTTGGAACGGCCGCGACTCGCTCCTGTCCAGTCTACTCCGTCCTGGGCATGAGTACGTGCCCGCGAAACGCTGGGCCGTAGGGCGTCGAATCGAGAACGCTGTTGTCCTTCCGACCACGTAGCGAGGGAAACGACGAACCCGACTGGCCTAAGCAGAGATAGCGTCAACGGGACGTGCTGCATACATACTCCGTATTCAGCAGACGGGTTCTTTCAATTTCTGAGAATTTCAACACCGAATCACGACTCGATGCGCTGTTCAATGGAATCTTCGCCGAGTGAGGTGAGCGAGTAATCTACTGCCCGGACATCCGGCACTGCCCGGACGGTGTTGACGAAGTCGGATAGGGCCTCCGTGGTCCCCTCCAGGACGTACAACTCCATACAGTACTGGTCCTGGACGTGTGCATGAGTAGTCGCGGAGACGATAGCATCGTACTCGTGGCGTACTCCCGTGAGACGCTGCTGGACGGCAGGTTGACAGTACTCGAAGACCACTGATACTGTACACATATGCTTCTGTCCGTCGATAGTTCGCCCCTGAAACTCTTCGAGTAGCGTCCGTGTGCCTTCGCGGACGACCTCGCTTCGGCCA
This window encodes:
- a CDS encoding energy-coupling factor ABC transporter permease, which translates into the protein MHTPDGFLHPWMAGAFLLIAGAVLAVAAMRARDSLTEYRIQLFAVVAAAVFAAQMLNWPIPGGTSAHFVGGAFAAIVLGPHLGALAVALVVAVQALVFGDGGALALGANIWNMAIVQAYVGYAVYATLANRNELLAIVASGWIGITAAAASAGLQLGVSPGFTGEFIAVVAIMTGGHFILGIGEGVLTLAGVRLLDRAGVESEQLQPEGIRA
- a CDS encoding DUF1405 domain-containing protein, producing the protein MGADTTERLPRYLAPLPRRIETVALQYAWVIVAINLAGTAFGFWYYIPQFQLEPVAAWPVVPDSPTATLFIACSLALYKLDRSNEYLNVLAFFGCIKLGLWTPYVLTVFADAFLATVTPPPEVVPLFGRELASNVMYAFLFVSHLGMVVQAFLIHRYSDFPGRAILVAVIWYGFNDLVDYFVPIVGTPHHTLLPVEPIVNGTVQHVSPAHEIAAAGAVALTILATVVAVLTRREKQGIRVGTDSAPGSQ
- a CDS encoding YgaP family membrane protein — encoded protein: MDINVGATDKSVRTTVGAVAGVLSLAVLAGQLAAPALASPVLGVVALIMLGTAATRSCPVYSVLGMSTCPRNAGP
- a CDS encoding ABC transporter ATP-binding protein, which encodes MHDVDFSVYPDEVVALVGGNGAGKSTLLEHLNATLVPDDGELVVDGTSITEDNKARARREVGFVFQDADTQLVAPTVLDDVMFGLQNYGVPGDEARERAREALATVDAGHLEDRIPHYLSGGEKRLVGLAGVLVLEPSVVVLDEPLAGLDPERSQLVAERIEQIHEDGISVVLSTHDLEFAAEVADRVCVMADGNVVGSGTPRAVFYDDALLAEANLLPPSTVRVARDAGLGATEQPVTDADLVALLTEADTLGPTQTPSPDGRGHD
- a CDS encoding CopG family ribbon-helix-helix protein, which translates into the protein MSVVSISMPEALLERIDEFADEHGYSGRSEVVREGTRTLLEEFQGRTIDGQKHMCTVSVVFEYCQPAVQQRLTGVRHEYDAIVSATTHAHVQDQYCMELYVLEGTTEALSDFVNTVRAVPDVRAVDYSLTSLGEDSIEQRIES
- a CDS encoding CopG family ribbon-helix-helix protein — protein: MRTSFNIPDDLLSEFDETWQAEGLDSRSRGVREAMQAYIEGHTRLEDIEGDVVGIIALDYEHEAIIEEIHDVQHQFQDVITTTNHIHEGEWCLETLFCSGPAPRVRDLTYRLRDFDAVSRVKLMLLAEH